One genomic window of Sporosarcina ureae includes the following:
- the hisD gene encoding histidinol dehydrogenase codes for MVKVIKAGKSQEEVVANDTKVSEIVSEALKAVENRGDHAVRELSKKFDKWSPESFRLSESEIKEIVAQVPDSVIEDIKFAQTNIKAFAEAQLASLHNVEVENIPGVILGHKNIPVNSVGCYIPGGRYPMVASAHMSVLTAKVAGVKRVIACTPPINGEIPKATIAAMYLAGADEIYLLGGIQAMGAMAIGTETIESVDMIVGPGNAFVAEAKRQLYGRVGIDLFAGPTETLVVADHTADAEMIAIDLLGQGEHGPTSPGALITTSEELAHETIKEIERQLDTLPTADVASVSWEDYGQILVVDSIEEARIEADRLAFEHVEILTENPDYFLEHMTNYGCLFLGPETNVAYGDKVIGTNHTLPTKGAARYTGGLWVGKFIKTVTYQKVTPEASAYIGEYAARLCLLENFEGHARQAQLRVDRYSK; via the coding sequence ATGGTAAAAGTAATAAAAGCAGGTAAATCACAAGAAGAAGTAGTAGCAAATGATACGAAGGTATCTGAAATAGTTTCTGAGGCGTTAAAAGCAGTGGAAAATCGTGGAGATCATGCGGTACGTGAACTATCGAAGAAATTTGATAAATGGTCCCCAGAATCCTTCAGACTTAGTGAATCAGAAATTAAAGAAATTGTCGCGCAAGTGCCTGACAGTGTAATCGAAGACATTAAATTTGCTCAAACTAATATTAAAGCGTTTGCAGAAGCACAGCTTGCTTCTTTGCACAATGTGGAAGTGGAAAATATTCCTGGCGTTATTCTAGGACATAAAAATATTCCAGTAAACAGCGTAGGTTGTTATATACCGGGTGGACGCTATCCGATGGTTGCATCTGCACATATGAGTGTATTGACTGCAAAAGTTGCAGGAGTGAAGCGGGTCATTGCCTGTACACCACCTATCAATGGCGAAATCCCAAAAGCGACCATTGCGGCAATGTATTTAGCAGGTGCAGACGAAATTTATTTACTTGGTGGCATTCAAGCGATGGGGGCAATGGCTATCGGGACAGAAACAATTGAATCTGTCGATATGATTGTCGGACCGGGTAATGCATTTGTTGCTGAAGCGAAGCGACAATTATACGGTCGTGTAGGAATTGATTTGTTTGCAGGTCCAACAGAGACACTGGTTGTAGCAGACCATACAGCAGATGCAGAAATGATTGCAATTGATCTTCTTGGTCAAGGAGAGCATGGACCTACTTCTCCTGGAGCGTTGATTACGACTTCTGAAGAACTTGCACACGAAACGATTAAAGAAATTGAACGTCAGTTGGACACACTTCCAACGGCAGACGTAGCAAGTGTGTCTTGGGAAGATTATGGTCAAATATTGGTTGTGGATTCTATTGAAGAGGCACGGATCGAAGCAGATCGCCTAGCATTCGAACATGTGGAGATTTTAACAGAGAATCCCGATTACTTCCTAGAGCACATGACGAACTACGGCTGCTTGTTCTTGGGACCGGAGACAAATGTAGCATACGGAGATAAAGTAATTGGAACAAACCATACTTTGCCGACTAAGGGAGCTGCTCGTTACACAGGTGGATTGTGGGTTGGAAAATTCATCAAAACGGTCACTTATCAGAAGGTAACTCCTGAAGCCTCTGCATATATCGGTGAGTACGCAGCACGCCTTTGTCTTCTAGAGAACTTTGAAGGACATGCTAGACAAGCGCAACTACGTGTGGATCGGTATAGTAAATAA
- a CDS encoding GntP family permease — MLGMIGLFGGLAILIYLTMRGMNLLIAAPITALLIAIMNGIPLFPQLAEEGAVNFLTNYMGGFTGFIASWYLMFLTGAIFGKVMEDSGGADSISKWIVSKIGMKRAALAVVIACAVLTYGGVSLFVVAFSVYPMALSLFKQADLPRRFIPAALAFGSTTFTMTSAGSPEIQNWIPIEFLGTSPYAGWEVSILVAVFMFLFGYWWLKRMISKAVSKGERFVARDTDKEVDMQRALPNPILSMIPLVVVLGITLLLHKSLGTSALIISLSGGILATFILNKKYFQNFGHAVGEGAMGAVIAIANTAAVVGFGGVVKATPAFDAAVNVMTDIPGSPLIGGALAVAVIAGLTGSSSGGQAIALPLLAPHYLDLGVDPEALHRTVSISSGSLDSLPQGGYVVTTIRSIAGETHKDAYPAFGALSVVVPILGAALAVILFSIGL, encoded by the coding sequence ATGTTAGGAATGATCGGCCTTTTTGGGGGACTTGCGATCTTGATTTATTTAACAATGAGAGGTATGAACCTTCTCATTGCGGCACCCATTACTGCACTGTTGATCGCAATTATGAATGGCATCCCGCTTTTCCCACAGTTGGCAGAAGAAGGCGCGGTTAATTTCTTAACCAACTATATGGGTGGATTCACAGGATTTATCGCTTCCTGGTATTTAATGTTCTTAACTGGAGCTATATTCGGTAAAGTTATGGAAGATAGTGGTGGTGCCGATAGTATTTCAAAGTGGATTGTCAGTAAAATTGGTATGAAAAGAGCAGCCTTGGCGGTCGTTATCGCTTGTGCAGTGTTAACGTATGGCGGGGTAAGTTTGTTTGTTGTTGCGTTCTCGGTCTATCCGATGGCGTTAAGTCTGTTTAAACAAGCTGATTTGCCAAGAAGATTCATTCCAGCTGCACTAGCATTTGGTTCTACAACATTTACGATGACATCTGCAGGATCTCCTGAAATTCAAAACTGGATTCCAATTGAGTTCCTTGGCACGAGTCCATATGCGGGATGGGAAGTCAGTATTCTCGTAGCAGTCTTCATGTTCTTGTTCGGCTATTGGTGGCTGAAGCGAATGATTTCCAAAGCTGTATCCAAAGGGGAAAGGTTTGTTGCAAGAGATACGGATAAGGAAGTAGATATGCAAAGAGCTCTTCCGAATCCAATACTGAGTATGATTCCATTAGTAGTAGTTCTTGGAATCACGTTATTATTGCACAAATCTCTTGGAACCTCGGCACTAATTATCTCTTTAAGTGGCGGTATATTAGCAACATTTATTTTGAATAAAAAGTACTTCCAAAATTTTGGTCATGCAGTAGGAGAAGGTGCGATGGGTGCAGTTATTGCTATTGCTAATACAGCTGCAGTCGTTGGTTTTGGCGGGGTAGTCAAGGCGACGCCGGCTTTTGATGCGGCAGTAAATGTCATGACAGATATTCCGGGAAGTCCCTTAATCGGTGGAGCGCTTGCGGTAGCAGTCATTGCTGGATTAACCGGTTCATCGTCAGGTGGACAAGCAATTGCTTTGCCACTATTAGCACCACACTATTTAGATCTAGGTGTAGATCCCGAAGCATTGCATAGAACGGTATCCATCTCTTCAGGGTCGTTGGATTCACTTCCTCAAGGGGGATATGTTGTAACAACAATTCGATCTATTGCTGGCGAAACACATAAAGACGCATATCCGGCATTTGGAGCTTTGTCTGTCGTTGTACCAATACTAGGCGCAGCCTTAGCAGTCATTCTGTTTTCGATCGGACTATAA
- a CDS encoding catalase, whose amino-acid sequence MNREKNRKVQQLEQFKVDNKGKKLTTNQGVKVSNDEESLKAGVRGPTLMEGIHLKEKLMHFDRERIPERVVHARGYAAHGEFELYESMKDYTTAAFLQKAGQKTPVFTRFSNVAGNLGSVDTARDVRGFAVKFYTEEGNYDLVGNNLPVFFVQDSMKFPDLVHAVKPEPDTDMPQAASAHDTFWDFIANNQESAHMVMWQMSDRTIPRSWRMMEGFGVHTFRLINSEGQASFVKFHWKPILGVHSLVWDEAQKIAGKNADFQRKDLWECIDKGYFAEYEFGVQLIAEEDEFMFDFDILDATKLWPEEIVPVKIIGKMTLNQNVTNVFAETEQAAFHPGNVVPGIDFTNDPLLQGRLLSYLDTQLYRLGGPNFTEIPINRAVCPFHNNQRNGFNRQRIDVGKVSYHKNSLADNTPSTSTAKEGGFVHYAEKVEGRIIQARSESFKDHFSQARLFWNSMSPPEKQHIINAFSFEIGKVNSISIRQQVVDMFANVDQKMATIIANNVGVNKPTGEQVKVTASSPALSQENTPRYPYSLKVGILIGDGFSDEEVKSTIEHLAKYGVWVYTIGEKLGTVRGKNGLEIHVNETFLTTAPVLFDSLYVVGGNAADQAKFNSDSVYFINETFRHYKPISVAKTGNAIFTASDAKKGPGIVFAENNATFNDDFILAITQQRFWKRDIY is encoded by the coding sequence ATGAATAGAGAAAAGAATCGAAAAGTTCAGCAGTTGGAACAATTTAAAGTTGACAATAAAGGAAAAAAGCTTACGACCAATCAAGGAGTGAAAGTGTCCAATGATGAAGAGTCATTGAAAGCAGGAGTACGTGGGCCTACATTAATGGAAGGAATTCATTTAAAAGAAAAACTCATGCACTTTGACCGTGAACGGATTCCTGAGCGGGTTGTTCATGCGAGAGGATATGCAGCACACGGTGAGTTTGAGTTATATGAATCAATGAAAGACTATACAACAGCTGCCTTTCTCCAGAAAGCAGGACAGAAGACACCTGTTTTCACACGCTTTTCTAACGTAGCAGGAAATTTAGGATCTGTTGATACAGCAAGGGATGTCCGAGGTTTTGCGGTGAAGTTTTATACAGAAGAAGGAAATTACGACTTGGTGGGAAATAATTTACCTGTGTTTTTTGTTCAAGACAGCATGAAATTTCCCGATCTTGTTCATGCAGTAAAACCTGAACCGGACACAGATATGCCCCAAGCGGCTTCAGCTCACGATACGTTTTGGGATTTCATAGCTAACAATCAAGAATCCGCCCATATGGTGATGTGGCAAATGTCAGACCGGACCATTCCTAGAAGTTGGCGAATGATGGAAGGCTTTGGTGTCCATACATTCCGACTGATTAATAGTGAAGGTCAAGCTAGTTTCGTAAAATTTCATTGGAAACCAATACTCGGCGTGCATTCATTAGTATGGGATGAAGCGCAGAAAATCGCTGGAAAAAATGCAGATTTCCAGCGCAAAGATCTATGGGAATGTATTGATAAAGGATATTTTGCTGAATATGAATTCGGCGTTCAATTGATTGCAGAAGAAGATGAATTCATGTTTGATTTTGATATTCTCGATGCAACAAAACTGTGGCCCGAAGAGATCGTGCCTGTTAAAATCATTGGGAAAATGACGTTAAATCAAAACGTAACAAACGTCTTTGCTGAAACCGAACAAGCCGCTTTCCATCCTGGTAACGTAGTGCCCGGAATAGATTTCACTAATGATCCACTTTTACAGGGCAGACTTTTATCCTACCTCGATACCCAACTATACCGTCTCGGTGGACCAAACTTTACAGAAATACCGATTAATCGTGCAGTCTGTCCATTTCATAACAATCAGAGAAATGGATTCAACCGACAGCGAATTGATGTCGGCAAAGTAAGTTATCATAAAAATTCTTTGGCTGATAATACGCCTTCCACTTCCACAGCAAAAGAAGGCGGATTTGTTCACTATGCTGAAAAAGTGGAAGGGCGCATCATTCAAGCACGAAGCGAATCATTCAAGGATCACTTTTCTCAAGCCCGACTTTTCTGGAATAGTATGTCACCGCCCGAAAAACAACATATTATTAACGCGTTTAGTTTTGAAATTGGAAAAGTGAATAGTATAAGTATTAGACAACAAGTAGTAGATATGTTCGCTAACGTTGATCAGAAAATGGCTACCATAATCGCAAACAATGTAGGAGTTAATAAACCAACTGGTGAACAAGTCAAAGTTACAGCGTCATCCCCTGCGCTGAGCCAGGAAAATACTCCCCGCTACCCATACAGTTTGAAGGTCGGTATTCTCATTGGTGACGGATTTTCTGACGAGGAAGTGAAATCGACAATTGAACATCTAGCAAAGTATGGAGTTTGGGTATATACAATTGGTGAAAAACTTGGTACGGTGAGAGGAAAGAACGGCCTGGAGATTCATGTCAATGAAACGTTTTTGACTACAGCTCCCGTTTTATTCGATTCTCTTTATGTAGTAGGCGGAAACGCAGCGGATCAAGCAAAGTTTAATTCGGATAGCGTCTATTTCATCAATGAGACATTCAGACATTATAAACCGATTAGCGTTGCCAAAACCGGAAACGCTATTTTCACAGCATCTGACGCAAAAAAGGGACCTGGTATTGTGTTTGCGGAAAATAACGCTACTTTTAACGATGATTTTATACTCGCTATTACCCAGCAACGTTTTTGGAAACGAGATATTTACTAA
- the queF gene encoding preQ(1) synthase: MPENSKNSLTLLGNQETTYNYEYDPDVLETFENQHQSNDYFVKFNIPEFTSLCPITGQPDFATIYISYIPDVKMVESKSLKLYMFSFRNHPGFHEDCANLIMKDLIHLMEPRYIEVWAKFTPRGGISIDPYCNYGKPGTYFEQMAKERLFQHDIYPEKIDNR; this comes from the coding sequence GAAAACAGTAAAAACAGCCTTACATTACTCGGAAATCAAGAGACAACATATAACTATGAATATGATCCAGACGTTTTAGAAACGTTTGAGAATCAACATCAAAGCAATGATTACTTTGTTAAATTTAACATTCCTGAATTCACTAGCCTTTGTCCAATCACTGGCCAACCTGACTTTGCTACCATCTATATATCCTATATTCCTGATGTGAAAATGGTAGAAAGTAAATCATTAAAGCTATACATGTTCAGTTTCAGAAACCATCCAGGTTTTCATGAAGATTGCGCAAATCTGATTATGAAAGACTTAATTCATTTAATGGAGCCACGATATATTGAAGTGTGGGCCAAGTTCACTCCGCGTGGCGGAATCTCCATTGATCCGTATTGTAATTACGGAAAACCTGGAACGTATTTCGAACAAATGGCTAAAGAAAGACTTTTTCAACATGATATATATCCCGAGAAGATAGATAATAGATAA